One genomic segment of Paenibacillus durus includes these proteins:
- a CDS encoding TetR/AcrR family transcriptional regulator — translation MATGRPRTFDNTEALKSALQVFWEKGYEGASLSDLTEAMKINRSSLYATFGSKEQLFNQALDLYFEGPPKLTSAAFNEPTARAVVEKLLNVTADFVTNPSYPKGCLTIRGAIACGEDADMIRQELTSRRVETEMALRHRFEQAESAGDLPAGSNPAALARYIMTISEGMSIRAADGSTRDELQDVIELTMKAWPS, via the coding sequence ATGGCAACAGGACGGCCGCGCACCTTCGATAATACCGAGGCGTTGAAGAGTGCGCTTCAGGTGTTTTGGGAAAAAGGTTATGAAGGCGCCTCCCTTTCGGATTTAACCGAAGCGATGAAGATTAACCGGTCAAGCCTCTATGCCACTTTTGGCAGCAAGGAACAACTATTTAACCAGGCGCTTGATCTTTACTTTGAAGGTCCGCCGAAGCTGACAAGCGCGGCTTTTAACGAGCCGACGGCCCGCGCCGTTGTCGAAAAGCTCTTGAATGTTACTGCCGACTTCGTAACAAATCCTTCTTACCCGAAGGGTTGTCTGACCATTCGCGGAGCCATTGCTTGCGGAGAAGACGCGGACATGATTCGCCAAGAGCTTACGTCGCGCCGGGTGGAGACGGAAATGGCTTTGCGCCATCGCTTTGAACAAGCGGAGTCTGCCGGCGACCTGCCTGCCGGCTCTAACCCGGCGGCGCTTGCCCGCTATATCATGACCATCTCCGAAGGCATGTCCATTCGGGCTGCGGATGGCTCAACCCGCGACGAATTACAGGATGTGATTGAGCTTACGATGAAGGCTTGGCCATCATAA